The following are encoded together in the Nyctibius grandis isolate bNycGra1 chromosome 5, bNycGra1.pri, whole genome shotgun sequence genome:
- the CBLL1 gene encoding E3 ubiquitin-protein ligase Hakai isoform X1: MDHNDNDLQGTNSSGSLGGLDVRRRIPIKLISKQTNKTKPAPRTPRNMNRMPSKTQAGDEEEFDYNEEERYECKGGEMFGNQRRFPGPIFWDYKINLLGEKDDTPVHFCDKCGLPIKMYGRMIPCKHVFCYDCAILHEKKGDKMCPGCNEPVQRIEQCVRGSLFMCSIVQGCKRTYLSQRDLQAHINHRHMRAGKPVTRPPIEPVHPPIAPPPAEIPERFIMPPEKHHMSHIPPKQHIMMPPPPLQHVPHEHYNQPHEDIRAPPAELSMAPPPPRPVSQDTFRISTRKHSNLITVPIQDDSNSGAREPPPPAPAPAHHHPEYQGQPVVTHPHHIMPPQQHYAPPPPPPPPISHPLQHPPQAAGTPHMVYSQAPPPPMTSAPPPITPPPGHIIAQMPPYMNHPPPGPPPPQHGGPPVNVNAPPPHHYNPNSLPQFSEDQGTLSPPFTQPGGMSPGIWPAPRGPPPPPRMQGPPAQAPLPGPHHPDQARYRPYYQ; the protein is encoded by the exons ATGGACCACAATG acAATGATTTGCAAGGAACAAATAGTTCAGGATCATTGGGTGGTCTTGACGTTCGTAGAAGAATCCCTATAAAGCTTATCTCAAAACAGACCAATAAAACCAAACCTGCACCTCGAACTCCAAGAAATATGAACAGGATGCCTTCAAAGACACAAGCTGGTGATGAAg AAGAATTTGATTATAACGAAGAGGAGCGATACGAATGCAAAGGAGGTGAAATGTTTGGCAATCAAAGGAGATTCCCTGGACCCATCTTTTGGGACTATAAG ATAAACTTGCTGGGGGAAAAGGATGATACACCGGTCCATTTCTGTGATAAGTGTGGATTGCCCATCAAGATGTATGGACGCATG ATACCTTGCAAGCATGTTTTCTGCTATGACTGTGCTATACTACATGAGAAAAAGGGAGACAAGATGTGCCCAGG CTGTAATGAACCTGTGCAGCGAATCGAGCAGTGTGTCCGAGGGTCTCTCTTCATGTGTAGCATTGTTCAAGGGTGCAAGAGAACTTACCTGTCACAGAGGGACTTACAAGCTCACATCAACCACCGTCATATGAGAGCTGGAAAGCCTGTTACTCGTCCTCCGATTGAGCCTGTACATCCTCCTATCGCCCCACCGCCTGCTGAAATTCCTGAGCGTTTCATAATGCCACCTGAGAAACATCATATGAGCCACATTCCGCCAAAGCAGCACATCATGATGCCACCACCTCCTTTACAGCACGTGCCACACGAGCATTATAACCAGCCACACGAAGACATTCGTGCACCTCCTGCAGAGTTGTCAATGGCTCCACCGCCACCTCGCCCTGTCAGTCAGGACACCTTCCGCATTTCAACGAGAAAACACAGCAACTTAATAACTGTTCCTATTCAGGATGATTCGAATTCAGGTGCCCGAGAACCACCTCCACCAGCCCCTGCACCTGCTCACCATCATCCTGAATACCAGGGTCAACCAGTGGTAACACACCCTCATCATATTATGCCTCCACAGCAACATTATGCGCcgcccccaccaccacctccaccaaTAAGCCATCCGCTGCAGCAtcctccccaggcagcaggtACTCCTCACATGGTATATAGCCAAGCTCCTCCACCACCAATgacctctgctcctcctccaaTAACCCCACCACCTGGACACATAATTGCCCAGATGCCACCATATATGAATCATCCTCCTCCAGGacctccccctcctcagcacgGAGGCCCCCCCGTAAATGTAAATGCACCCCCTCCCCATCACTATAATCCTAACTCCTTGCCACAGTTCAGTGAAGATCAAGGAACTCTTAGTCCCCCTTTCACACAGCCCGGGGGAATGAGTCCAGGGATATGGCCAGCTCCAAGGGGGCCGCCTCCACCCCCACGAATGCAAGGGCCTCCTGCTCAGGCCCCACTTCCTGGACCACACCACCCTGATCAAGCCAGATACAGACCCTATTACCAATGA
- the CBLL1 gene encoding E3 ubiquitin-protein ligase Hakai isoform X4: protein MKVTVQEDVSPLTRASLSSLSNLDNDLQGTNSSGSLGGLDVRRRIPIKLISKQTNKTKPAPRTPRNMNRMPSKTQAGDEEEFDYNEEERYECKGGEMFGNQRRFPGPIFWDYKINLLGEKDDTPVHFCDKCGLPIKMYGRMIPCKHVFCYDCAILHEKKGDKMCPGCNEPVQRIEQCVRGSLFMCSIVQGCKRTYLSQRDLQAHINHRHMRAGKPVTRPPIEPVHPPIAPPPAEIPERFIMPPEKHHMSHIPPKQHIMMPPPPLQHVPHEHYNQPHEDIRAPPAELSMAPPPPRPVSQDTFRISTRKHSNLITVPIQDDSNSGAREPPPPAPAPAHHHPEYQGQPVVTHPHHIMPPQQHYAPPPPPPPPISHPLQHPPQAAGTPHMVYSQAPPPPMTSAPPPITPPPGHIIAQMPPYMNHPPPGPPPPQHGGPPVNVNAPPPHHYNPNSLPQFSEDQGTLSPPFTQPGGMSPGIWPAPRGPPPPPRMQGPPAQAPLPGPHHPDQARYRPYYQ from the exons ATGAAGGTGACAGTTCAGGAGGATGTATCACCTCTTACTAGAGCTTCTCTAAGTAGTCTTAGCAATTTGG acAATGATTTGCAAGGAACAAATAGTTCAGGATCATTGGGTGGTCTTGACGTTCGTAGAAGAATCCCTATAAAGCTTATCTCAAAACAGACCAATAAAACCAAACCTGCACCTCGAACTCCAAGAAATATGAACAGGATGCCTTCAAAGACACAAGCTGGTGATGAAg AAGAATTTGATTATAACGAAGAGGAGCGATACGAATGCAAAGGAGGTGAAATGTTTGGCAATCAAAGGAGATTCCCTGGACCCATCTTTTGGGACTATAAG ATAAACTTGCTGGGGGAAAAGGATGATACACCGGTCCATTTCTGTGATAAGTGTGGATTGCCCATCAAGATGTATGGACGCATG ATACCTTGCAAGCATGTTTTCTGCTATGACTGTGCTATACTACATGAGAAAAAGGGAGACAAGATGTGCCCAGG CTGTAATGAACCTGTGCAGCGAATCGAGCAGTGTGTCCGAGGGTCTCTCTTCATGTGTAGCATTGTTCAAGGGTGCAAGAGAACTTACCTGTCACAGAGGGACTTACAAGCTCACATCAACCACCGTCATATGAGAGCTGGAAAGCCTGTTACTCGTCCTCCGATTGAGCCTGTACATCCTCCTATCGCCCCACCGCCTGCTGAAATTCCTGAGCGTTTCATAATGCCACCTGAGAAACATCATATGAGCCACATTCCGCCAAAGCAGCACATCATGATGCCACCACCTCCTTTACAGCACGTGCCACACGAGCATTATAACCAGCCACACGAAGACATTCGTGCACCTCCTGCAGAGTTGTCAATGGCTCCACCGCCACCTCGCCCTGTCAGTCAGGACACCTTCCGCATTTCAACGAGAAAACACAGCAACTTAATAACTGTTCCTATTCAGGATGATTCGAATTCAGGTGCCCGAGAACCACCTCCACCAGCCCCTGCACCTGCTCACCATCATCCTGAATACCAGGGTCAACCAGTGGTAACACACCCTCATCATATTATGCCTCCACAGCAACATTATGCGCcgcccccaccaccacctccaccaaTAAGCCATCCGCTGCAGCAtcctccccaggcagcaggtACTCCTCACATGGTATATAGCCAAGCTCCTCCACCACCAATgacctctgctcctcctccaaTAACCCCACCACCTGGACACATAATTGCCCAGATGCCACCATATATGAATCATCCTCCTCCAGGacctccccctcctcagcacgGAGGCCCCCCCGTAAATGTAAATGCACCCCCTCCCCATCACTATAATCCTAACTCCTTGCCACAGTTCAGTGAAGATCAAGGAACTCTTAGTCCCCCTTTCACACAGCCCGGGGGAATGAGTCCAGGGATATGGCCAGCTCCAAGGGGGCCGCCTCCACCCCCACGAATGCAAGGGCCTCCTGCTCAGGCCCCACTTCCTGGACCACACCACCCTGATCAAGCCAGATACAGACCCTATTACCAATGA
- the CBLL1 gene encoding E3 ubiquitin-protein ligase Hakai isoform X3: MNRMPSKTQAGDEEEFDYNEEERYECKGGEMFGNQRRFPGPIFWDYKINLLGEKDDTPVHFCDKCGLPIKMYGRMIPCKHVFCYDCAILHEKKGDKMCPGCNEPVQRIEQCVRGSLFMCSIVQGCKRTYLSQRDLQAHINHRHMRAGKPVTRPPIEPVHPPIAPPPAEIPERFIMPPEKHHMSHIPPKQHIMMPPPPLQHVPHEHYNQPHEDIRAPPAELSMAPPPPRPVSQDTFRISTRKHSNLITVPIQDDSNSGAREPPPPAPAPAHHHPEYQGQPVVTHPHHIMPPQQHYAPPPPPPPPISHPLQHPPQAAGTPHMVYSQAPPPPMTSAPPPITPPPGHIIAQMPPYMNHPPPGPPPPQHGGPPVNVNAPPPHHYNPNSLPQFSEDQGTLSPPFTQPGGMSPGIWPAPRGPPPPPRMQGPPAQAPLPGPHHPDQARYRPYYQ; the protein is encoded by the exons ATGAACAGGATGCCTTCAAAGACACAAGCTGGTGATGAAg AAGAATTTGATTATAACGAAGAGGAGCGATACGAATGCAAAGGAGGTGAAATGTTTGGCAATCAAAGGAGATTCCCTGGACCCATCTTTTGGGACTATAAG ATAAACTTGCTGGGGGAAAAGGATGATACACCGGTCCATTTCTGTGATAAGTGTGGATTGCCCATCAAGATGTATGGACGCATG ATACCTTGCAAGCATGTTTTCTGCTATGACTGTGCTATACTACATGAGAAAAAGGGAGACAAGATGTGCCCAGG CTGTAATGAACCTGTGCAGCGAATCGAGCAGTGTGTCCGAGGGTCTCTCTTCATGTGTAGCATTGTTCAAGGGTGCAAGAGAACTTACCTGTCACAGAGGGACTTACAAGCTCACATCAACCACCGTCATATGAGAGCTGGAAAGCCTGTTACTCGTCCTCCGATTGAGCCTGTACATCCTCCTATCGCCCCACCGCCTGCTGAAATTCCTGAGCGTTTCATAATGCCACCTGAGAAACATCATATGAGCCACATTCCGCCAAAGCAGCACATCATGATGCCACCACCTCCTTTACAGCACGTGCCACACGAGCATTATAACCAGCCACACGAAGACATTCGTGCACCTCCTGCAGAGTTGTCAATGGCTCCACCGCCACCTCGCCCTGTCAGTCAGGACACCTTCCGCATTTCAACGAGAAAACACAGCAACTTAATAACTGTTCCTATTCAGGATGATTCGAATTCAGGTGCCCGAGAACCACCTCCACCAGCCCCTGCACCTGCTCACCATCATCCTGAATACCAGGGTCAACCAGTGGTAACACACCCTCATCATATTATGCCTCCACAGCAACATTATGCGCcgcccccaccaccacctccaccaaTAAGCCATCCGCTGCAGCAtcctccccaggcagcaggtACTCCTCACATGGTATATAGCCAAGCTCCTCCACCACCAATgacctctgctcctcctccaaTAACCCCACCACCTGGACACATAATTGCCCAGATGCCACCATATATGAATCATCCTCCTCCAGGacctccccctcctcagcacgGAGGCCCCCCCGTAAATGTAAATGCACCCCCTCCCCATCACTATAATCCTAACTCCTTGCCACAGTTCAGTGAAGATCAAGGAACTCTTAGTCCCCCTTTCACACAGCCCGGGGGAATGAGTCCAGGGATATGGCCAGCTCCAAGGGGGCCGCCTCCACCCCCACGAATGCAAGGGCCTCCTGCTCAGGCCCCACTTCCTGGACCACACCACCCTGATCAAGCCAGATACAGACCCTATTACCAATGA
- the CBLL1 gene encoding E3 ubiquitin-protein ligase Hakai isoform X2, with translation MDHNDNDLQGTNSSGSLGGLDVRRRIPIKLISKQTNKTKPAPRTPRNMNRMPSKTQAGDEEFDYNEEERYECKGGEMFGNQRRFPGPIFWDYKINLLGEKDDTPVHFCDKCGLPIKMYGRMIPCKHVFCYDCAILHEKKGDKMCPGCNEPVQRIEQCVRGSLFMCSIVQGCKRTYLSQRDLQAHINHRHMRAGKPVTRPPIEPVHPPIAPPPAEIPERFIMPPEKHHMSHIPPKQHIMMPPPPLQHVPHEHYNQPHEDIRAPPAELSMAPPPPRPVSQDTFRISTRKHSNLITVPIQDDSNSGAREPPPPAPAPAHHHPEYQGQPVVTHPHHIMPPQQHYAPPPPPPPPISHPLQHPPQAAGTPHMVYSQAPPPPMTSAPPPITPPPGHIIAQMPPYMNHPPPGPPPPQHGGPPVNVNAPPPHHYNPNSLPQFSEDQGTLSPPFTQPGGMSPGIWPAPRGPPPPPRMQGPPAQAPLPGPHHPDQARYRPYYQ, from the exons ATGGACCACAATG acAATGATTTGCAAGGAACAAATAGTTCAGGATCATTGGGTGGTCTTGACGTTCGTAGAAGAATCCCTATAAAGCTTATCTCAAAACAGACCAATAAAACCAAACCTGCACCTCGAACTCCAAGAAATATGAACAGGATGCCTTCAAAGACACAAGCTGGTGATGAAg AATTTGATTATAACGAAGAGGAGCGATACGAATGCAAAGGAGGTGAAATGTTTGGCAATCAAAGGAGATTCCCTGGACCCATCTTTTGGGACTATAAG ATAAACTTGCTGGGGGAAAAGGATGATACACCGGTCCATTTCTGTGATAAGTGTGGATTGCCCATCAAGATGTATGGACGCATG ATACCTTGCAAGCATGTTTTCTGCTATGACTGTGCTATACTACATGAGAAAAAGGGAGACAAGATGTGCCCAGG CTGTAATGAACCTGTGCAGCGAATCGAGCAGTGTGTCCGAGGGTCTCTCTTCATGTGTAGCATTGTTCAAGGGTGCAAGAGAACTTACCTGTCACAGAGGGACTTACAAGCTCACATCAACCACCGTCATATGAGAGCTGGAAAGCCTGTTACTCGTCCTCCGATTGAGCCTGTACATCCTCCTATCGCCCCACCGCCTGCTGAAATTCCTGAGCGTTTCATAATGCCACCTGAGAAACATCATATGAGCCACATTCCGCCAAAGCAGCACATCATGATGCCACCACCTCCTTTACAGCACGTGCCACACGAGCATTATAACCAGCCACACGAAGACATTCGTGCACCTCCTGCAGAGTTGTCAATGGCTCCACCGCCACCTCGCCCTGTCAGTCAGGACACCTTCCGCATTTCAACGAGAAAACACAGCAACTTAATAACTGTTCCTATTCAGGATGATTCGAATTCAGGTGCCCGAGAACCACCTCCACCAGCCCCTGCACCTGCTCACCATCATCCTGAATACCAGGGTCAACCAGTGGTAACACACCCTCATCATATTATGCCTCCACAGCAACATTATGCGCcgcccccaccaccacctccaccaaTAAGCCATCCGCTGCAGCAtcctccccaggcagcaggtACTCCTCACATGGTATATAGCCAAGCTCCTCCACCACCAATgacctctgctcctcctccaaTAACCCCACCACCTGGACACATAATTGCCCAGATGCCACCATATATGAATCATCCTCCTCCAGGacctccccctcctcagcacgGAGGCCCCCCCGTAAATGTAAATGCACCCCCTCCCCATCACTATAATCCTAACTCCTTGCCACAGTTCAGTGAAGATCAAGGAACTCTTAGTCCCCCTTTCACACAGCCCGGGGGAATGAGTCCAGGGATATGGCCAGCTCCAAGGGGGCCGCCTCCACCCCCACGAATGCAAGGGCCTCCTGCTCAGGCCCCACTTCCTGGACCACACCACCCTGATCAAGCCAGATACAGACCCTATTACCAATGA